A DNA window from Pseudomonas sp. B21-056 contains the following coding sequences:
- the hpaR gene encoding homoprotocatechuate degradation operon regulator HpaR, whose protein sequence is MANPRPSLTLILLQAREAAMAFFRPALNQHDLTEQQWRVIRILHQQGELESHQLAQQACILKPSMTGVLSRLERDGLVRRQKSSQDQRRVFVGLTERGEQCFVSMSEGMEGNYRRIEEQFGEEKMQQLMALLNELKNIKP, encoded by the coding sequence ATGGCCAACCCCAGACCTTCACTGACGCTGATCCTGCTGCAAGCCCGCGAAGCGGCCATGGCTTTTTTTCGCCCCGCATTGAACCAGCACGACCTCACCGAGCAGCAATGGCGGGTGATCCGCATCCTGCATCAGCAAGGTGAACTGGAAAGCCATCAGCTCGCCCAACAGGCCTGCATCCTCAAGCCCAGCATGACCGGCGTGCTCAGCCGCCTGGAGCGCGATGGCCTGGTGCGCCGGCAGAAATCCAGCCAGGACCAGCGTCGGGTGTTCGTCGGCCTGACCGAACGCGGCGAGCAGTGTTTCGTGTCCATGAGCGAGGGAATGGAAGGCAACTATCGGCGGATCGAAGAGCAATTCGGCGAGGAAAAGATGCAGCAGTTGATGGCGTTGCTCAATGAGCTGAAGAACATCAAGCCTTGA
- a CDS encoding chorismate mutase, which produces MELRCTSIEEVRQQIDQIDREVVALLARRGNFVTQAAGFKKTTDDVRAPARVEQVISKVRGIANEAGASPDVVERVYRAMIAAFIDEELKTHSALTAQS; this is translated from the coding sequence ATGGAATTACGCTGCACATCAATCGAAGAAGTCCGCCAGCAGATAGACCAGATCGACCGCGAGGTCGTTGCGCTCCTCGCCAGGCGCGGCAACTTCGTCACCCAGGCGGCAGGCTTCAAGAAAACCACGGATGATGTGCGTGCGCCGGCGCGGGTCGAGCAGGTCATCAGCAAAGTGCGCGGGATTGCGAATGAAGCCGGTGCCTCGCCGGATGTCGTGGAGCGGGTCTACCGGGCCATGATCGCTGCGTTCATTGACGAAGAACTGAAAACCCACTCGGCCCTGACAGCCCAGTCCTGA
- a CDS encoding cupin domain-containing protein gives MCKFNDHEEPAKNAGRRNFLFLLGNTTAWVAAGALLVPLFSATQAVAGEEAMPRLMDGNQRYVADSGAVKVTQLLKTSTSWDGQPLVYPRGAAQVTGMLVELSAGAETGWHLHPVPSFALLLEGELEVTLKDGSKKRLKAGEAVAEVVGTWHNGRNPGYTPAKLVVFYAGVEEMPLTTPAARPLQ, from the coding sequence ATGTGCAAGTTCAATGACCACGAGGAACCGGCGAAAAATGCCGGGCGCCGAAACTTCCTGTTTCTTCTGGGTAATACGACTGCCTGGGTAGCGGCAGGCGCTTTGTTGGTGCCATTGTTTTCGGCAACGCAGGCAGTTGCTGGCGAGGAAGCCATGCCCCGATTGATGGATGGTAATCAGCGCTATGTGGCTGACAGCGGGGCGGTCAAGGTCACCCAGTTGCTGAAAACATCGACCAGTTGGGACGGCCAACCGCTTGTCTATCCACGCGGGGCAGCCCAGGTGACCGGAATGCTGGTCGAACTCAGTGCGGGTGCTGAAACCGGTTGGCACCTGCACCCTGTGCCGTCGTTTGCGCTGTTGCTGGAAGGGGAGTTGGAGGTAACCCTCAAGGATGGGAGCAAGAAACGACTGAAGGCCGGAGAAGCAGTGGCCGAGGTAGTGGGTACTTGGCACAACGGGCGTAATCCGGGGTATACGCCGGCCAAACTGGTGGTGTTTTATGCGGGGGTCGAAGAGATGCCGTTGACGACGCCCGCCGCTCGACCTCTTCAGTAG
- a CDS encoding LysR substrate-binding domain-containing protein, producing MNYRHLTPSMSLLLAFEAAARHESYTRAAVELSLTQSAVSRQVQALEEQLGLTLFRREGRQVRLTDVGRLYQREMSEALGRIRSATLQAMAYQSGSGTLRLATLPTFGSKWLLPRLHEFYKTHPGILVHISSRIDAIDFDTSGIDAAIVVGTADLPGLISHRLHAEELIVVISAQAAKAHQAWTPERISEQMLLNVANNPNVWGDWFSHYSLPHARMRLGPSFELTSHLIQAVRADIGIGLVPRILVADELANGELIGLDLPFASRRSYYLTYPPRNEMLPSLRAFRSWLLEQI from the coding sequence ATGAATTACCGTCACCTTACTCCGTCCATGTCACTGCTGCTGGCGTTTGAAGCCGCCGCTCGACATGAAAGCTACACCCGGGCCGCGGTTGAACTCTCGCTGACGCAAAGCGCGGTCAGCCGGCAAGTCCAGGCATTGGAAGAACAACTGGGGCTGACGCTGTTTCGTCGCGAAGGCCGCCAGGTCCGGCTGACCGATGTCGGTCGCCTCTATCAGCGCGAGATGAGCGAAGCCCTCGGCCGCATCCGCAGCGCAACGCTACAGGCGATGGCGTATCAATCCGGCAGCGGCACCCTGCGCCTGGCGACGTTGCCGACCTTCGGCTCGAAGTGGCTGCTGCCACGCCTGCATGAGTTCTACAAAACCCACCCCGGCATCCTCGTACACATCAGCTCCCGCATCGATGCCATCGACTTCGACACCAGCGGCATCGACGCCGCCATCGTCGTCGGCACCGCCGACCTGCCGGGCCTGATCAGCCACCGCCTGCACGCCGAAGAACTGATCGTGGTCATCTCGGCACAGGCAGCCAAGGCCCACCAGGCGTGGACGCCGGAACGGATCAGTGAGCAGATGCTGCTCAACGTGGCGAACAACCCCAACGTCTGGGGCGACTGGTTCAGTCATTACAGCCTGCCCCACGCCAGGATGCGCCTGGGCCCGAGTTTCGAACTCACCTCGCACTTGATCCAGGCGGTGCGGGCGGATATCGGCATCGGCCTGGTGCCGCGTATCCTGGTGGCCGACGAGCTGGCCAACGGCGAGCTGATCGGCCTCGACCTGCCCTTCGCCAGCCGGCGCAGTTACTACCTCACCTATCCGCCACGCAACGAAATGCTACCGTCGTTGCGGGCGTTTCGTAGTTGGTTGTTGGAACAGATCTGA
- a CDS encoding FAD-binding and (Fe-S)-binding domain-containing protein, producing MIAQLPVVAPAAHYPEFLEALRASGFRGHLSADYGTRTVLATDNSIYQRLPQAAVFPQDADDVARIATLMAEPRFRQIKLTPRGGGTGTNGQSLTDGIVVDLSRHMNTILEINVAERWVRVQAGVVKDQLNAALKPHGLFFAPELSTSNRATVGGMINTDASGQGSCTYGKTRDHVLELHSVLLGGERLHTQPLSDAELETVCAEPGRIGEVYRTARQIQETQAELIESVFPKLNRCLTGYDLAHLRDDNGRFNLNSVLCGAEGSLGFVVEAKLNVLPTPKYSVLVNVRYGSFMDALRDANALLAHKPLSIETVDSKVLLLAMKDIVWHSVAEYFPADAERPTLGINLVEFSGDDVAQVNADVAAFVTHLQSDTTIERLGHTLAEGAGAVNRVYAMRKRSVGLLGNVEGEVRPQPFVEDTAVPPERLADYIAEFRALLDGHGLSYGMFGHVDAGVLHVRPALDMKDPAQAALVKPISDAVAELTQRYGGLLWGEHGKGLRSEYVPAFFGDLYPALQSLKGAFDPHNQLNPGKICTPPDAAEGLLKVNEVTLRGDLDRQIDERVWQSYGTAVHCNGNGACYNFDPDDAMCPSWKATRERQHSPKGRASLMREWLRLQGAANVDVLEAARGGASWLKGLPARLRNNRARSQGEADFSHEVYDAMAGCLACKSCAGQCPIKVNVPEFRSRFLQLYHGRYQRPLRDYLIGSLEFTIPYMAYAPGLYNAVMGSTWLSRLLAGQVGMVDSPLISRYNFQATLSRCKVSVASVPALRELTPAQRERSVVLVQDAFTRYFETPLLASFIELAHQLGYRVFLAPYSANGKPLHVQGFLGAFNKAAIRNATQLKALADCSVPLVGLDPAMTLVYRQEYQKVPGIGDCPKVLLPQEWLVDVVPQQPDPAARTFRLLAHCTEKTNVPASTSQWQSVFAKLGLTLVTEATGCCGMSGTYGHELRNQETSRTIFEQSWAGKLDKEGEALATGYSCRSQVKRLADKQLRHPLEVVLEQVLVARRG from the coding sequence ATGATTGCCCAACTGCCCGTTGTAGCCCCTGCGGCCCACTACCCGGAATTTCTCGAAGCCCTGCGCGCCAGTGGCTTTCGTGGTCATCTGAGCGCCGACTACGGCACCCGTACCGTGCTGGCGACCGACAACTCGATCTACCAGCGCCTGCCGCAAGCAGCGGTGTTTCCCCAGGACGCTGACGACGTTGCGCGCATCGCCACCTTGATGGCCGAGCCGCGGTTTCGCCAGATCAAGCTGACACCCCGGGGCGGTGGCACCGGGACCAACGGCCAGTCGCTGACCGACGGCATCGTGGTCGATCTGTCGCGGCACATGAACACCATCCTCGAAATCAACGTGGCCGAGCGTTGGGTCCGGGTGCAGGCCGGTGTGGTCAAGGACCAACTCAACGCCGCGCTCAAGCCCCACGGCTTGTTTTTCGCGCCAGAACTGTCGACCTCCAACCGCGCCACTGTGGGCGGTATGATCAACACCGATGCCAGCGGCCAGGGCAGTTGCACCTACGGCAAGACCCGCGACCACGTGCTGGAACTGCACAGCGTGCTGCTCGGCGGTGAGCGCCTGCACACTCAGCCGCTCTCCGATGCCGAGCTGGAAACGGTGTGCGCTGAACCGGGTCGCATCGGCGAGGTGTACCGCACCGCACGGCAGATCCAGGAAACCCAGGCCGAGTTGATCGAGTCGGTATTCCCCAAGCTCAATCGCTGCCTGACCGGTTACGACCTGGCGCACCTGCGCGATGACAACGGTCGCTTCAACCTCAACAGTGTGCTGTGCGGCGCCGAGGGTTCGCTGGGTTTTGTGGTCGAGGCCAAGCTCAACGTACTGCCGACTCCCAAGTATTCGGTGCTGGTGAATGTGCGTTACGGCAGCTTCATGGATGCCCTGCGCGACGCCAATGCGTTGCTGGCCCACAAGCCGCTGTCCATCGAAACGGTGGACTCCAAGGTGTTGCTGCTGGCGATGAAAGACATTGTCTGGCACAGCGTCGCCGAGTATTTTCCGGCCGACGCCGAGCGCCCGACCCTGGGCATCAACCTGGTGGAGTTCAGCGGTGACGACGTCGCGCAAGTGAACGCCGATGTGGCGGCTTTCGTGACGCATCTGCAGAGCGACACGACCATCGAGCGCCTGGGCCATACGCTGGCGGAAGGGGCCGGAGCGGTGAACCGCGTCTATGCCATGCGCAAGCGTTCGGTCGGGTTGCTGGGTAATGTCGAAGGCGAGGTCCGTCCACAGCCGTTCGTGGAAGACACCGCCGTGCCGCCGGAGCGGCTGGCCGACTACATCGCCGAGTTTCGCGCATTGCTGGACGGTCATGGCTTGAGCTATGGCATGTTCGGTCACGTCGACGCCGGTGTGCTGCACGTGCGGCCGGCACTGGACATGAAAGACCCGGCCCAGGCCGCGCTGGTCAAGCCGATTTCCGATGCCGTGGCCGAACTCACCCAGCGTTATGGCGGCTTGCTCTGGGGTGAACACGGCAAGGGTTTGCGCTCGGAGTACGTGCCGGCGTTTTTTGGCGATCTATACCCGGCGCTGCAATCGCTCAAGGGCGCGTTCGATCCGCACAACCAGCTCAACCCCGGCAAGATCTGCACGCCGCCGGATGCCGCCGAAGGTTTGCTCAAGGTCAACGAGGTGACGCTGCGCGGTGACCTGGATCGGCAGATCGACGAGCGCGTCTGGCAGAGCTACGGCACCGCCGTGCACTGCAACGGCAATGGCGCCTGCTACAACTTCGATCCCGACGACGCCATGTGCCCGTCGTGGAAAGCCACCCGCGAACGCCAGCATTCTCCCAAGGGGAGGGCGTCGCTGATGCGTGAATGGTTGCGCCTGCAAGGTGCGGCCAATGTCGATGTACTGGAAGCGGCGCGGGGCGGTGCGTCGTGGCTGAAAGGCTTGCCGGCGCGGCTGCGTAACAATCGTGCGCGTTCCCAGGGCGAGGCGGATTTCTCCCATGAAGTCTATGACGCCATGGCCGGCTGTCTGGCCTGCAAGTCCTGCGCGGGACAGTGTCCGATCAAGGTCAACGTGCCGGAGTTCCGCTCGCGTTTCCTGCAGCTCTACCATGGCCGCTATCAACGGCCACTGCGTGATTACCTGATCGGTTCGCTGGAATTCACCATTCCCTACATGGCCTATGCACCAGGGCTCTACAACGCGGTGATGGGCTCGACATGGCTGAGTCGTCTGCTGGCGGGCCAGGTGGGCATGGTCGACAGCCCGCTGATCAGCCGCTACAACTTCCAGGCCACGTTGAGCCGCTGCAAAGTATCGGTCGCCAGCGTGCCGGCCCTGCGCGAACTCACGCCCGCGCAACGGGAGCGCAGTGTGGTGCTGGTGCAGGATGCTTTCACCCGCTACTTCGAGACGCCGTTGTTGGCCTCGTTTATCGAACTGGCGCATCAGTTGGGCTACCGGGTGTTCCTGGCGCCGTACAGCGCCAACGGCAAGCCGCTGCATGTGCAGGGTTTCCTGGGGGCATTCAACAAGGCGGCGATCCGCAACGCCACCCAGCTCAAGGCTCTCGCCGACTGCTCGGTGCCCCTGGTCGGCCTCGATCCGGCCATGACCCTGGTCTACCGCCAGGAATATCAGAAGGTGCCAGGGATCGGTGATTGCCCGAAAGTCCTGCTGCCTCAGGAATGGCTGGTCGATGTGGTTCCCCAACAGCCGGATCCCGCTGCCCGGACCTTCCGCCTGCTGGCGCACTGCACCGAAAAGACCAACGTGCCCGCCAGTACGTCCCAGTGGCAAAGCGTGTTCGCCAAGTTGGGGCTCACGCTGGTGACCGAGGCGACGGGCTGCTGCGGGATGTCCGGTACTTACGGCCATGAACTGCGCAACCAGGAGACTTCGCGGACTATTTTCGAACAGTCCTGGGCCGGCAAGCTGGACAAGGAAGGGGAGGCATTGGCGACGGGGTATTCGTGCCGCAGTCAGGTGAAGCGGTTGGCGGACAAGCAGTTGCGGCATCCGTTGGAGGTGGTGTTGGAGCAGGTGTTGGTGGCGCGGCGCGGTTAA
- a CDS encoding MgtC/SapB family protein has translation MYITQHMDLTASLNTLASLLTAFLLGAVIGLERQYRQRTAGLRTNVLVAVGAALFVDVAMRFHAIYGGPASPLHVVAYVVSGVGFLGAGVIMREEGNIRGINTAATLWGSAAVGVAAGTGMLIEAVLGTLFVLSANTLLRPIVNAINRQPLDVESVEVTNTVYVIADKERQKEIMKALEVSLESGRYPVHDLEVNAFGEDDVEIEATLTVTSIDGDELDALMLKLTALPGVRQAFWSPSTTG, from the coding sequence ATGTACATCACTCAACATATGGATCTGACTGCGTCGCTCAATACACTGGCTAGCCTGCTGACTGCTTTCCTCCTTGGCGCCGTAATTGGCCTGGAGCGCCAGTATCGCCAGCGCACGGCGGGCTTGCGCACCAACGTGCTGGTTGCAGTAGGAGCCGCGCTGTTCGTCGATGTCGCCATGCGTTTTCACGCCATCTATGGCGGCCCGGCAAGCCCTTTGCACGTGGTGGCCTATGTAGTCTCGGGCGTGGGCTTTCTGGGGGCCGGCGTGATCATGCGCGAAGAGGGCAATATCCGCGGCATCAATACCGCCGCGACGCTCTGGGGGTCGGCCGCCGTTGGCGTAGCCGCCGGTACCGGCATGCTGATCGAGGCCGTGCTGGGTACGTTGTTCGTGCTATCGGCCAACACGCTGCTGCGCCCCATCGTCAACGCCATCAACCGGCAACCGCTCGACGTGGAATCGGTGGAGGTTACCAACACGGTGTATGTGATTGCCGACAAGGAGCGCCAGAAGGAAATCATGAAGGCATTGGAGGTCAGTTTGGAAAGTGGCCGTTACCCGGTGCACGACCTGGAGGTCAACGCTTTCGGTGAGGACGATGTGGAAATCGAGGCCACCCTCACCGTGACTTCAATTGATGGCGATGAGCTGGATGCGCTGATGCTCAAGTTGACGGCTTTGCCGGGTGTACGACAGGCGTTCTGGAGTCCGAGTACAACAGGATGA
- the mgtE gene encoding magnesium transporter, translated as MNREDLLFSVRTLSHSLDAAGFINLAKYIHPSDLVEALDVLNTKDTASLLLTLAPLARAELFAHFPGKRQDALLRAMPREAVVMLFEHMPSDDRADLYNRLGEEAKQKLLPALAKVERDDILNLAAYPEGTAGSATTSDYVHVSPDMTVAEALAHVRATAPDKETIYSIYVLDQDHRLNGTVSLRDLVLADASTSIGAIMRRDPVFARAQWPREQAAELIRHYDLLALPVTNGGERMIGIVTVDDAMDIEKQQDATQLARFGGTANLGGPDLDVIASSFKQMFTVRVFWLVILTIFGILTSTFVAAQEEILTQVIVLAAFIAPIVDMGGNTGSQSATLVIRAMALGELKLKWSDVGFIIKRELPVAAALGVVVAVVEVVLAYFAKGVGFDVLMVVGLSMLVCTVLGGIIGALLPFLARRIGTDPATLSSPLITSIMDLLGVFIYFGFAYAFLGDLLTQTSV; from the coding sequence ATGAACCGCGAAGACCTCCTGTTTTCTGTTCGTACCCTGTCCCACTCGCTCGATGCAGCGGGCTTCATCAACCTTGCCAAATACATCCACCCTTCCGATCTGGTCGAGGCTCTTGATGTCTTGAACACGAAGGACACGGCCTCTCTGCTACTCACCCTCGCCCCGCTCGCGCGCGCCGAGCTGTTCGCCCATTTTCCCGGGAAACGCCAGGACGCCTTGCTGCGCGCAATGCCGCGCGAGGCCGTGGTCATGCTGTTCGAGCACATGCCTTCGGACGACCGTGCCGATCTCTATAACCGTCTGGGCGAGGAAGCCAAGCAGAAGCTCTTGCCTGCACTGGCCAAGGTCGAGCGCGATGACATCCTGAACCTGGCAGCCTATCCGGAAGGAACCGCCGGCTCGGCAACGACTTCGGATTACGTTCATGTTTCACCGGACATGACGGTGGCCGAGGCGCTGGCCCATGTCCGTGCCACGGCCCCTGACAAGGAAACCATCTATAGCATCTATGTGCTCGATCAGGATCATCGGCTCAACGGCACCGTATCGTTGCGCGACCTGGTACTGGCTGACGCGTCCACAAGCATCGGCGCGATCATGCGCCGCGACCCAGTGTTCGCTCGTGCCCAGTGGCCACGTGAGCAAGCCGCCGAACTGATTCGCCATTACGACCTGCTCGCGTTGCCGGTAACCAATGGCGGCGAGCGGATGATAGGTATCGTCACGGTCGATGACGCCATGGATATCGAAAAGCAACAGGACGCTACCCAGCTCGCCCGCTTCGGCGGTACGGCCAACCTGGGCGGCCCCGATCTGGACGTCATAGCCTCGTCGTTCAAGCAGATGTTCACAGTGCGCGTGTTCTGGCTGGTGATACTCACTATCTTCGGCATCCTGACCAGTACTTTCGTCGCTGCGCAGGAAGAAATCCTGACACAGGTCATCGTACTGGCGGCCTTCATTGCACCGATCGTGGACATGGGCGGCAACACCGGCAGCCAGTCAGCCACCCTGGTGATTCGTGCGATGGCGCTGGGAGAACTCAAGCTCAAATGGTCCGATGTGGGGTTCATCATCAAGCGTGAGCTGCCAGTGGCGGCAGCGCTGGGCGTGGTGGTCGCGGTGGTGGAAGTCGTTCTGGCCTACTTCGCCAAGGGCGTCGGTTTCGATGTGCTGATGGTGGTTGGCTTGAGCATGCTGGTCTGTACAGTGCTCGGCGGCATCATTGGCGCGCTCCTGCCGTTCCTTGCGCGCCGCATCGGCACCGATCCGGCCACGCTGTCCTCACCGTTGATCACCTCGATCATGGACCTGCTGGGCGTATTCATCTACTTCGGCTTCGCCTATGCCTTCCTGGGTGACCTGCTGACGCAAACATCGGTCTGA
- a CDS encoding EAL domain-containing protein, whose translation MDCLDFLNCASRLSLIQAVILYCEFQPQLRRAIEQMASFTGLKLLGILSTPIQVKPLQKMLLRYRRERALSPRVPIPVTLPTESDIRRGLALGEFCAFFQPKFRLADGEVAGVEVLARWQHPVHGLLLPKDFLAAVLAYDLIDEMFKQLLKKGLGLLGVLDREKQPLELSFNLHASQLKGAALIDHIRQVLRFHNLCGTKLTFELAENGLLEMPPDVQENLLRLRMMGCGLSIDDFGVGFSSLKLLCQLPFTEIKLDGEFVQSLDEPRSRAVILSTIALARSLDMALVIEGVSEEKQCRTLIEMGCVLGQGFYYAKPMSSHELLLWLQSPAIAFRRSQT comes from the coding sequence ATGGATTGCCTTGATTTTCTTAACTGCGCAAGTCGGCTTTCCCTGATTCAGGCGGTCATCCTCTATTGCGAATTCCAACCGCAATTGCGCCGGGCCATCGAGCAGATGGCGTCGTTTACCGGCCTCAAGTTGCTCGGGATCCTGAGCACGCCGATACAGGTCAAACCCCTACAGAAAATGCTGCTGCGCTACCGGCGTGAACGGGCGCTGAGTCCTCGTGTCCCGATCCCTGTCACCTTGCCCACTGAAAGTGACATTCGCCGTGGGCTGGCCCTGGGGGAGTTTTGTGCGTTCTTCCAGCCAAAGTTCAGGCTGGCCGACGGTGAGGTGGCCGGTGTCGAGGTCCTGGCGCGCTGGCAGCATCCGGTCCATGGCCTGCTTCTGCCCAAGGATTTCCTCGCGGCAGTGCTGGCTTACGACCTGATCGATGAGATGTTCAAGCAGTTGTTGAAGAAAGGCCTCGGTCTGCTGGGCGTGCTGGACCGGGAGAAGCAGCCGCTGGAGTTGTCCTTCAATCTGCATGCGTCACAACTGAAGGGCGCGGCACTGATTGACCACATTCGTCAGGTCTTGCGCTTCCATAACCTGTGCGGAACAAAACTGACCTTCGAGTTGGCCGAAAACGGCCTTCTGGAAATGCCTCCGGACGTCCAGGAGAACCTGCTACGGCTGCGAATGATGGGCTGTGGGCTTTCAATCGACGATTTTGGCGTCGGGTTTTCCTCACTCAAGCTGCTTTGCCAACTGCCATTCACCGAAATCAAGCTGGACGGCGAATTCGTCCAGAGCCTCGATGAGCCGCGAAGCAGGGCCGTCATCCTGAGCACCATCGCCCTGGCGCGCTCATTGGACATGGCACTGGTCATCGAAGGCGTCAGCGAGGAAAAACAATGCCGCACGCTGATTGAAATGGGCTGTGTGTTGGGGCAAGGGTTTTATTACGCAAAACCCATGTCCTCCCACGAACTGTTGCTCTGGCTACAAAGCCCGGCCATTGCTTTTCGCAGAAGCCAAACCTGA
- a CDS encoding response regulator transcription factor — MLKAIVVDDHPFIRSAVRAILKQEQYEIVAEAGNGAEAVQLIREHVPDLVLMDIAMPGVDGLDALGRIASLKLPVKTLVLTSLLPVFFSMRCMRAGASGYVSKADDLEELVKAINAIKSGYTFFPDLTVTSVCRDDVQATEQALIQKLSDRELSILQQLARGLSNKQIGEEMLLSNKTISTYKARLIEKLNLKSLVHLSDMAKRNSLI; from the coding sequence ATGCTGAAGGCCATAGTAGTAGACGATCACCCGTTCATTCGTTCCGCGGTGAGAGCCATTCTGAAGCAGGAACAATATGAAATCGTCGCCGAAGCAGGCAACGGCGCCGAAGCGGTGCAGTTGATCCGCGAGCATGTGCCGGATCTGGTCCTGATGGACATCGCCATGCCGGGTGTCGACGGACTGGACGCCCTGGGCCGGATTGCGAGCCTGAAGCTGCCGGTCAAGACCCTGGTCCTGACATCGTTGTTGCCGGTGTTCTTCTCCATGCGCTGCATGCGGGCCGGGGCGTCGGGCTATGTGTCCAAGGCCGATGACCTGGAAGAACTGGTCAAGGCGATCAACGCCATCAAGTCCGGCTACACCTTCTTTCCCGACCTGACGGTGACCTCGGTGTGCCGCGACGATGTCCAGGCGACGGAGCAGGCGCTGATCCAGAAGCTTTCCGACCGTGAACTGTCGATCCTGCAGCAGCTTGCCAGAGGCTTGTCGAACAAGCAGATCGGCGAAGAAATGCTGTTGAGCAACAAAACCATCAGTACCTACAAGGCGCGCCTGATCGAGAAGCTCAACTTGAAATCGCTGGTGCACCTGTCGGATATGGCCAAGCGTAACAGCCTGATTTGA